AGATTGAATGGTTGCTGAAACTTGAGTGTTGAAAAGCATCTTACTTGACTAGGACGGTCTGAGGcttatttgattgttttatattttctgaagtttgtttttgtggatTGACAATGTTTGTGTGGTGGTTGTGaatgatgagaaacaaaaatcaaaatacagtTATCCCTGGCTTAGGCTTTTAAAGTCGTTGCTGAGTCTTTTGTAATCTGACACACACCACAACGTTTTTCCTATCTTAAATCcgtttaatgttttttgtttgtagtagttttataattttattgttttgttctCAAGGTTCGTTTTACAATTGAAATATTAtcaatttgttgtttttgactttataaatttgtttgcttGGTATGAATTGCAAGGCAAAGGGCTTCGTGTACCAGTTCCATTTCAGGTCAACTATGTTCCTTGAAAGGCAATCGTTTCAAAGTAGTCCCGTTGTTACAAAGATTTCTAGACGTGCTAATGTTACCTACACTTCTGGAGCTGTCGAGAGGAATGCTAAATTCTTTTGTACTTTAGCATTAGTGAGATGTTTGTACTTGAAGTCATGGAATGTGATAATTTAAATGTATTACTTCTTGTATCACTATTCAATTAAATCATGTTGTCAATTAGAATGTCGTGCTGTTATACTTTGCACATTACTCTTCAACACTATGTCATTACAATATGATCGGTTTTAATAAATAACGTAAATGGAGGCTCATTACTGATGAACGTTATTTCAATAGGCTACAACTACTTAATGGGGTCGAACCATCTCTGGATTTACATCATCTACTCGGCAACCATGGATTTGATTCACACCattctcaatcttcttctccctcctcTTACCATTAGCTTTCTCGTTCTATTTTACCCATTATATCTTTTTATCAAACTCGTGAGCTGTCTTTACAAGCACCTTTGGTTTGAAAATGTTGCCGGAAAAGTAGTTTTAATTACCGGAGCTTCTTCCGGCATTGGAGAGGTTGTTAGCTTGTTTTGGATGCTATAtgcttttattattatcatctttAATTATTGTTATTACTATAGTCTTTTATGTCCAAATAttatttgaattgttttgttgGGTTCCAAAAACTAAAAGCATGTGGCATACGAGTACGCAAAGAAAGGAGCATGTTTAGCTCTTGTTGCTCGAAGAAAGGATCGTCTAGAGATAGTAGCAGAAACATCACGTCAATTAGGATCGGGTGATGTCATTATCATACCTGGTGATGTTTCTAACGTTGAGGACTGCAAGAAGTTTATCGATGAGACAATTCTTCATTTCGGAAAATGTAAGTACTAAATATTGTTATGATTGTGAAATTCTAGcttcttatgattttttagtCAAATTGTAACTCATTATGCTAATCAAGTTATTATATCTAAACAGTGGACCACCTTATCAACAATGCTGGGGTACCTCAAACTATTCTTTTCGAAAATTTCACCCAAATTCAAGACGCTAATCATATAATGgtgagtttcttttttaagtatccatttacaattatattattaatccCTATATTAAGAAAAATGCTTAGCTGTTGTCGAACATGATTTTGATTGCTTCATAAAAATACAACTTTTTCGATAAATTCTAGTTTTCTATACAAAAACATTTCATCTCCTGTTTCTCATTAGCGTTCACAACTTTACTGAATCAAAGCACCAAAATAATTTGGTTACATACTTacatttaaaaattaacataatcTTTAGACATTTAGTTAATGTTATAATCTGAAACATAATATTTGTTTGGATCAAGAAACAAACCCTACATAGATTGACTAGTTGTATCTAATTTGTGTGTAATGTATATTAAGGATATCAACTTTTGGGGCTCCACATACATA
The sequence above is drawn from the Camelina sativa cultivar DH55 chromosome 4, Cs, whole genome shotgun sequence genome and encodes:
- the LOC104780532 gene encoding 11-beta-hydroxysteroid dehydrogenase-like 2 → MDLIHTILNLLLPPLTISFLVLFYPLYLFIKLVSCLYKHLWFENVAGKVVLITGASSGIGEHVAYEYAKKGACLALVARRKDRLEIVAETSRQLGSGDVIIIPGDVSNVEDCKKFIDETILHFGKLDHLINNAGVPQTILFENFTQIQDANHIMDINFWGSTYITYFAIPHLRKSKGKIVVTTSASAVIPLPSASVYSASKAALLKFFETLRVEISPDIKITIVIPGFISTNMTTPLFIDMYGSDLILSESVSKCAKSIFKGIARGETYIAEPSWIKWIFMIQKVCPEIVDYVLNYIFVRYGKPYLKRD